The uncultured Umboniibacter sp. genome includes the window CCGTTATCCAGATCGCCAGTTAAGCCAGCTAGTGCACGGTAAGTGGTTGATTCCTGAGACGAGATACGTGGACCACCCGCGGATGCACGGCTGTATACACCGCCGTAGTTATCAGTCCAATCGCCCGTGTTACCCGCAGCGATATAGGCTTCCTGCAGCTGTGCAATTTGTGAAGCAGAGAAGCTGTCTAGCGGAACATCCAACCATATTGGATTAGCCGCCAATTGCTGAGTAGAGTCACGACGAGTAGTGGTAAGTTCGCCATATGCTTCCATTGAGTCTGAAACGAAGTAATTACCATTAAGCGTGGCACTCACACGCTCAGAGTTGCCGGACAACCACATTTCCTGAAGGTCATATTGTTGATCCATTTGAAGGTCGCCGTTCTGATCAAAGAAGCCCGCGCCTAATCCACCAACCCAAATATTGCCGTTCGGGTGATAAATACTATTATAACCAGCGAAATCACGATCAGAGTAACCAACTTCGCCACGCTTGTGGTAGGAAATGTTGCCTACAAGCTCGTAACGCTCTTCACTCAAGCCAGATGTCAAAGAAAGTTCCTGGCTATCACCACCGCCTTCAACTGTGTCACCGAGCTTGGCACTGAGTTCAGTACCTTCGAATGAATCTTTCATTACGATATTAATAACGCCAGCAATGGCATCTGAGCCATAGACGGCAGAAGCCCCATCGGTAAGCACTTCAACTCGATCAATCATCGCGACAGGAATGTTGCCAAGATCTACCGCAGACGCGACACCCGAGGTTGAAGAGACGAAACGGCGGCCATTAACCAATACCAGTGTTCGAGTTGCACCCAAGTTACGTAGGTCAACCCAGGCTAAACCAGCCCCGCCGTTGTTATCATTCTTACCAATACCATTCGTTCCTACTGACGGCATACGTTTTAACAGCTCGTCAATATTAGCGACACCAGAACGCTCGATTGCCTCGGTAGAAATGACGGTGATTGGTCCTGTCGTTGACAGAGGGTCACGGGCGATTCGGGTGCCGGTAACCACAACTTCTTCGGTCATACTATCTTCTTGAGCTAGTGCCGCAGGTACTGCGGTAAGACCCGATAGCGATGCGCCGATCGCTATAGCTAGTGCGCTTTTGTTATTCATAATACTCTCTAAACCTCTATTATTTATGCCGAGAAATATAGCAATCACGGCCTCCTATTTTCAGGAGCTCTTTCCGAGTTCTACGGAAACTACTTGGAGATTCAGGTAGGGGTCAACAGCAAAAAAATGCGCGCAGGGCTCAGTGAGTAAATACACCTATCAAGGAAGTGAATACCAGCACAGCAGCCTATGAGTGAGAGATGGCTAAAGTTGCAGCGAAGACTGGAGGTTTTAGTTGCTTGAACATTAAAATTGCGACCTAACGAAATGCTTAAAAAAAAATGGTTATAGCAAAATATACGTATGGGTAGTGAGAGTACTGCTCATTAATGGTCTGACCAGTACTAAATTGCGCATAAAAAAGGCAGGTTCATCAAAAAAAGGGAATAATTAACAGAAAATTAGATTACATTACGACATTAACAAACCTCAATTCTGTAAATTCGAAAAATAAAAAATATTATTCGGCCTGCTGAATTCTCAAGTAACCGGATATTTAGCAAAAATTAGCGGGATATGAGCATAATCGCACCGCATTCCCTAATTTTTGCTAAGTCAAAATTACGCAATATCGCCATGACATGACGTGTTTAATCCATGGCATTTACTGCGCCCGTCACCTCACTAACGGTTATTCGAATAAAGCCGGTGCTTCAGGCGCACTCTCAACCATTTCTTTATCAATTTCTTTATCAATTTCTTGCTGAATTAATTGATAGAATTGAAGACGCTCCTCCATACGCTGGCGGTCACTCGCGACAGCCCAATTACCATTTGAGGCAATAACCAACTGCCTGGCAGGATCAATGAAGATGCCCTGCCCAAAGATCCCCCGCGCCATGAACGCACCGTTATCCAACGTCCACCACTGGTAACCATAGCCGTAGTTTGGCGAGATATTCCCTACATGATTGGTAGTTGCATCGGCCAACCAACCTTCGGGCAATATGGACTCGCCATTCACTTTGCCTTCACTAAGCATAAACAAACCAACGCGCGCAAAGTCACGGACGGTAGCTTGAATACAACAGCCACTAATTTCCTGGCCCGAAGAACTCAGCAACCACGAAGCATCAGCTTCCATCCCGTAGGGCTGCCAAATCTTCTCTGACAAATAGTCCGCCAAGGTTTTGCCGGTAGCACGGTTTACTAACAGGCCTATTAGGTTGGTCTCGCCCGTTTTATACACCCACTTTTCACCAGCGGGCGCTTCGCGCTCTAGACTCCGCATGTAGCTAATTGTGGTATCAACCCCAGGCTCAGGAACATGATTATTGAATTTGGCGACATCCGAGTTAGGATCACCATAATCCTCATTCCAACGAACGCCTGAGGTCATAGTGAGTAATTCTTCAACCGTCACGTCGTTGTAAACGGAACCTTCAAGACCGGGCAGATAGGTAGTGATCTTGTCATCCACGCTATTAATGTAACCGTCTTTTATTGCCGCACCCACCAAGGTAGAGGTGAGCGACTTCGCTACCGAAAAACTCGTCCATCGACCATCGGCCGTAAAGTTTCGACGGTAGTCTTCAAAACGAATTTCGCCGTTGTGAACAATCACCATGCCAGCCGCTCGTTGGGTACTCATATAAGCATCCACATCTAATGGCATCTCTAGTGGTTGGCCCGCTGGTAATTGCAGTGGCTGTTCACTTGCTGACATCACTCGAGATTTGGCCAGCAGAGGCATCTTATCCAACGCCCTGAAGGCAAAATCACGCTGTTCGTCACTCCAAAATAGAAGGTCTTTATCGGTCGGGAATGTCAGGATTAGGCTGCGAACATCACGGTCAATAGTTTGCCAATACCAGGTACCGGAACCCGCCAGGATGACTAGCGCAGCAAGTAGCCACTTCTTCATTATTTTGCTCTCATTATTATTTTGATGTTCTACGTTACACCGCGAATTACGGTGAGGCAATGTGGACAGTCGCAGGTCTCCTTGCGCCTTAGGCTTATTCAACCCGTTATGAATAACACGAATCTCTAGCTCTAAACCAGAGGGCTGCCAGCTGTCACCTGGGTTACTAGCTATTTCAACTTCCTTGCCGCACACTTTAAGCATTACTAGATAACGGAGTTTGCGATGAATAATTTCTTTAGTGTGGAAGGCAAAGTTGCTGTCGTAACGGGCGGTTCACGTGGTATTGGTGAGATGATCGCCACTGGCTTACTGCAGTCTGGCGCCAAGGTTTATATTACCGCTCGCCGAGCCGAAGTGCTCAATGCCACCGCCACACGTCTCAGCGAGTTTGGTGAGTGTATTGCCATTGCATCAGACCTCTCTACCACGGAGGGTATTAGCCAATTTGTGGAAGCGGTCACTCAACGCGAGAGCTCGATTGACATCCTTGTGAACAATGCCGGTGCGGCCTGGGGGGATACCATTGATAACTTCGCCGAAGAAGGCTTTGATAAAGTCATGGATCTCAATGTGAAATCGATTTTCTTCCTGGTACAGAAGTTCCACCAGCAACTGAAGCAAGGCGCGTCGCAAACGGACCCAGCGCGCGTTATTAATATTGGTTCCATTAATGGTTTAACTAACCCGAAGATGAACAACTACAGCTATTCAGCAAGTAAAGCCGCGGTGCACCAGTTAACTCGCCACCTTGCTGCCGATATGGCTGAAGAGTTCATCACCGTAAACGCCATCGCCCCGGGATACTTCCCCAGTAAGATGACCGCTCATATTATTGAGGCGGATGATGCGCTCAAGGAGTCCGTCCCCCTAAAGCGCTTAGGCAGCTACGAAGATGCCGCCGGTACAGTGATTTATTTATCGTCACGTGCCGGTGCTTACGTAACGGGCCACACTCTTACGGTGGACGGTGGCATGGTGGCGGCGGCGGGTTAATCGCCAAACTTAATATCAATTTGAAAGTCGTCCAAGGCCTGTACCGACAACTGCCAACCAAAACGATCACAAATACGTTGAACTAGGTGCAGGCCCTGACCCATACCGCGGCTTGCCTGGCTTTTTTCGCCCGGCTGCATTAGCGCATCGCTCACAACAGCTTTGTCAGCCGATGAAATAGGGTTAATCACACTTAGCGTAGAACCCGTTAGTTGTATCGATAGAACTGACTCACTAGTATGATTCACCGCATTATCTAACAGGTTGTTCAGTAGCAATTGCAGCAAATTTGCGTTCGTCACAACATAGAATCCCGCACTGACGGCTACGC containing:
- a CDS encoding serine hydrolase — translated: MKKWLLAALVILAGSGTWYWQTIDRDVRSLILTFPTDKDLLFWSDEQRDFAFRALDKMPLLAKSRVMSASEQPLQLPAGQPLEMPLDVDAYMSTQRAAGMVIVHNGEIRFEDYRRNFTADGRWTSFSVAKSLTSTLVGAAIKDGYINSVDDKITTYLPGLEGSVYNDVTVEELLTMTSGVRWNEDYGDPNSDVAKFNNHVPEPGVDTTISYMRSLEREAPAGEKWVYKTGETNLIGLLVNRATGKTLADYLSEKIWQPYGMEADASWLLSSSGQEISGCCIQATVRDFARVGLFMLSEGKVNGESILPEGWLADATTNHVGNISPNYGYGYQWWTLDNGAFMARGIFGQGIFIDPARQLVIASNGNWAVASDRQRMEERLQFYQLIQQEIDKEIDKEMVESAPEAPALFE
- a CDS encoding SDR family oxidoreductase; this encodes MNNFFSVEGKVAVVTGGSRGIGEMIATGLLQSGAKVYITARRAEVLNATATRLSEFGECIAIASDLSTTEGISQFVEAVTQRESSIDILVNNAGAAWGDTIDNFAEEGFDKVMDLNVKSIFFLVQKFHQQLKQGASQTDPARVINIGSINGLTNPKMNNYSYSASKAAVHQLTRHLAADMAEEFITVNAIAPGYFPSKMTAHIIEADDALKESVPLKRLGSYEDAAGTVIYLSSRAGAYVTGHTLTVDGGMVAAAG